The proteins below come from a single Azospirillum sp. B510 genomic window:
- a CDS encoding MbtH family protein, translated as MAWDDPDQRLLVVINDEEQYSIWPAYKPIPAGWRAEGMEGNKADCLAHIERVWTDMRPLSLRKTLDAVQ; from the coding sequence ATGGCTTGGGATGACCCCGATCAGCGTCTGCTGGTCGTCATCAACGATGAGGAGCAATACTCGATCTGGCCGGCCTACAAGCCGATTCCCGCCGGATGGCGGGCTGAGGGGATGGAGGGAAACAAGGCCGATTGCCTGGCCCACATCGAGCGGGTCTGGACCGACATGCGACCGCTCAGCTTGCGCAAGACGCTCGACGCCGTTCAGTGA
- a CDS encoding TauD/TfdA family dioxygenase, which produces MTLSRVIDCETQLRIGRIRGIFHPSATPSVKPRTQLWRSALEILEKQPLSTEIREFGPGPGRVVQVTPEPGASPNGPPTLLSRFDRIAEIVDRHLLREGAILFRGFDILGEQPFQAFAAAFGDPLLDYRFGSTPRTDLGDGVYTSTEYPAHQVIPLHNEQSYTLSWPLRLWFHCVIPAEEGGETPIADSRIIHDRLDPALRRRFAEKRLCYSRNYGGGLDVPWQKVFGTDDRATVEAYCRDTGIQCDWKPDGDLRTRQVVQAVADHPITGESLWFNQAHLFHVSNLDPVVQEALMSIAGDPWNLPRNVFYGDGTPLEISALDEIRGVLDECTIAFPWQAGDVLMLDNMLFAHARSTFKGKRKVLVAMARPVEEGRLA; this is translated from the coding sequence ATGACTCTCAGTCGCGTTATCGATTGCGAGACGCAATTAAGAATCGGTCGCATTCGCGGCATATTCCACCCGTCCGCCACCCCGTCCGTCAAGCCCCGAACCCAACTTTGGAGATCGGCGTTGGAAATCCTCGAAAAACAGCCACTGTCGACCGAAATCCGCGAGTTCGGCCCCGGCCCGGGCCGGGTGGTGCAGGTCACCCCTGAGCCCGGCGCGTCGCCGAACGGCCCACCGACCCTGTTGTCCCGGTTCGACCGGATCGCCGAAATCGTCGACCGTCATCTGCTGCGCGAGGGGGCGATCCTGTTCCGCGGCTTCGACATCCTCGGCGAGCAGCCGTTCCAGGCCTTCGCCGCGGCCTTCGGCGACCCGCTGCTGGATTACCGGTTCGGCTCCACGCCGCGCACCGACCTGGGCGACGGGGTCTACACCAGCACCGAATATCCGGCGCATCAGGTGATCCCGCTGCACAACGAGCAGTCCTATACCCTCTCCTGGCCGCTGCGCCTGTGGTTCCATTGCGTGATCCCGGCCGAGGAGGGCGGCGAGACACCGATCGCCGACAGCCGGATCATCCACGACCGGCTCGATCCCGCCCTGCGCCGCCGCTTCGCCGAAAAGCGCCTGTGCTACAGCCGCAACTACGGCGGCGGGCTCGACGTGCCCTGGCAGAAGGTGTTCGGCACCGACGACCGCGCCACCGTCGAGGCCTATTGCCGCGACACCGGCATCCAATGCGACTGGAAGCCGGACGGCGATCTGCGCACCCGGCAGGTGGTCCAGGCGGTCGCCGACCATCCGATCACCGGCGAATCCCTGTGGTTCAACCAGGCCCATCTGTTCCACGTCTCCAATCTGGATCCGGTGGTCCAGGAGGCGCTGATGAGCATCGCCGGCGATCCGTGGAACCTGCCGCGCAACGTCTTCTACGGCGATGGCACGCCGCTGGAGATCAGCGCGCTCGACGAGATCCGCGGGGTTCTGGACGAGTGCACGATCGCCTTCCCCTGGCAGGCGGGCGACGTGCTGATGCTGGACAACATGCTGTTCGCGCATGCCCGCTCGACCTTCAAGGGCAAGCGCAAGGTGCTGGTGGCGATGGCCCGGCCCGTCGAGGAAGGACGCCTCGCGTGA